CCTTTGCAGGGGGGGGCTGCTGACATCATCAAGCGTGCCATGGTGCGTTTAGACAAGGCGCTGCCGCAAAGCGGGCTTGAAGGGCGCATGATCCTGCAGGTTCATGACGAGCTGCTGTTCGAAGTGCCTGAAAGCCAAGCTGAAGCCCTGGCTGCCCTCGCCAAGCGTGAGATGGAGGCGGTGGCCCACCTCAAAGTGAAGCTAGAGGTGGAAACGGGCATTGGCGACAGCTGGTCTGAAGCCCATTAAGGGGCCTGTTTGTGGAAGCCTGCGCCGCCCCACCATGCCAGCACCCTTTGCCGATACCCTTGCAGATAAGTGGTTCCGTGGGCTCAAAAAGGCTTGCCAGCGCGCCTGGGCCCTGCCGCGTGCAGGGCCGGGGCGTTGTCAACTACACCTCCCACCAACCCAAGCCAACCCAAGGTCTTCATGCTCTACCCCACCCTTTTGCTGGACTATGACGGCACACTTTCCAACACAGGCCCTGCCATCCTCCATGCCATGAACACCGTTCTGGCCCAGCATGGCTGCCCGCCCCTTACCACCCTTCAAGGGGAAACGCTGCTAAGTGGCAGCAAAAGGCTTTACCTGTTCTTTGTGGACCTCATCGCTGGGTGTGACGTAACTGAAGCCAAGAAGCTTGAAGCTGACTATATGGTCCTTTACGAACGCTTCAGCACTACAGAGGTGCAGCTGTTCCCAGGGGTTGGTGAAAGCGTCAGGCGGCTTCACCAAAGCGGGCGGCGACTGATCGTCACCAGCAACAAGCGCCAGAACGTGCTTGAGGCGGAGCTTGCGCGTTTTGGCTTGGTGCCTTTCATGGCGGCCATCATCGGCACAACCCCCACGTCCCCGCGCAAGCCCTCCCGGGACGTGTGGACGGAACGCGTTCTGAAGCTCTTCCCTGGGCTGGCGCCTTCTGAGGTGCTGTGCGTGGGCGACACGGCAGCTGACATTCAGTTCGCTGACGTTGTGCCAAGCGCGTGCTGCTGGGCGATGTATGGTTATGGCAACCATGCCCAGTGCGAAGCCTTGCACCCGCGTTACAGCATTGCGCGCTTCCCAGCCCTGTTGCCGATCCTTGGGCTGGGGGAGCTTGGGCAAAGCTGAACCCCCGCCCTTCAGGGTTTTGGTAGATTAGGCCTGGCCGATGTCACTGCGGCAGAATTTGTCTGCCCAGCGGATTTTGCCAGCGGCTTTGTAGGCCTTGGCGCGCGCACCTTCCAGGGTGGGGGCGGTGGCGCTGATGGTCAGCACACGACCGCCATCAGCCACCAGGGCGCCATCATCACGGCGCTTGGTGCCTGCCTGGAACACCTTGATGCCTGGCGCTGTGGCCTCGGCCTCCTCCAAGCCTTCAATCACACCGCCTTTGCGGGGGGTGCCAGGGTAGCCTTCAGCAGCCAACACCAAGGAAACGGCTGCGTCATCAGTGAAGGTGATGGCGCTTTCAGGCAGCTTGCCTTCTGCCATGGCGTGCAGGGCCAGGAGGAGGTCGCTGGTCATGCGCGGCAGCAGGGCCTCTGCCTCCGGATCGCCAAAGCGCACATTGTACTCAATCAATTGCGGCCCCGTTGCCGTCAGCATAAGGCCAGCAAAGATCACGCCCTTGAACGGCGTGCCGCGCTGCGCCATTTCGCGCAGCATGGGGCGCACCGTCTGGTCCAGCGCCGCCTCCTGGGCAGCGCGGCCAAACCCTGGCGGGGGGCACAAGGCACCCATGCCCCCTGTGTTGGGGCCTTTGTCGCCATCAAAAGCGCGCTTGTGGTCGCGGGCGGCGCCAATCAGCACAGCATCCGTGCCGTTGCAGAAAGCAAAAAGGGACACTTCCTCCCCCACCAGGCATTCCTCCACCACTAGCGGCAGCCCAAGGTGCGCCACG
The sequence above is drawn from the Formicincola oecophyllae genome and encodes:
- a CDS encoding HAD family hydrolase, with amino-acid sequence MSTTPPTNPSQPKVFMLYPTLLLDYDGTLSNTGPAILHAMNTVLAQHGCPPLTTLQGETLLSGSKRLYLFFVDLIAGCDVTEAKKLEADYMVLYERFSTTEVQLFPGVGESVRRLHQSGRRLIVTSNKRQNVLEAELARFGLVPFMAAIIGTTPTSPRKPSRDVWTERVLKLFPGLAPSEVLCVGDTAADIQFADVVPSACCWAMYGYGNHAQCEALHPRYSIARFPALLPILGLGELGQS
- the purD gene encoding phosphoribosylamine--glycine ligase, whose amino-acid sequence is MKKLRVLLVGSGGREHALAEALSRSPALGALYAAPGNPGIAALAQIVPLQADDVEGLANFAAEHGIDLVVPGPEVPLVKGLADACAERGIACAGPSASAAQLEGSKAFTKDVADKAGIPTARWKRFDAGSATVADAQSWVRQQGAPIVIKADGLAAGKGVVVATTVEEAEEAVAHLGLPLVVEECLVGEEVSLFAFCNGTDAVLIGAARDHKRAFDGDKGPNTGGMGALCPPPGFGRAAQEAALDQTVRPMLREMAQRGTPFKGVIFAGLMLTATGPQLIEYNVRFGDPEAEALLPRMTSDLLLALHAMAEGKLPESAITFTDDAAVSLVLAAEGYPGTPRKGGVIEGLEEAEATAPGIKVFQAGTKRRDDGALVADGGRVLTISATAPTLEGARAKAYKAAGKIRWADKFCRSDIGQA